The genome window GTAATCGCGCGGTCTCCAGCCCCAGCGGCAGCGCGGATCTCCTGGCGGCTCTGGGCGCCGAGCTGACCCTGACCCCGCAGCATGCGGCCCGGGCGTTGCAGGAAATCGGATTCGCCTTCCTGTTTGCTCCCGCCTTTCACCCGGCGATGAAGCACGCCATCGGCCCCCGTCGGGAGATCGGCGTCCGAACCATCTTCAACATCCTGGGGCCGCTGTGCAATCCGGCGGAGGTGCCTTACCAGGTGATGGGCGTGTTCGATCCTCACCTGCTGGAGCCCCTGGCGGAGGTGCTGGGCGCCCTGGGGAGCCGGCATGCCTTGGTGATCTGCGGCGTGGGCAACGTCGATGAGGTGACGCCCTCCGGCCCCACCCGGGTGGCAGAATATGCCAACGGGCAGGTCCGCACCTGGATCTTCGATCCCGCGGATTATGGGATCCCTCGAGCGCCTCTGGAGGCCCTCCGCGGGGCCACTCCGGAGGAGAACGCCCGGCGGTTGCGGGCCCTGTTCCAGGGCCAGGAGAACGGGCCGCTCCGCATCGCGGTCCTGCTCAACGCTGCCTTCGCCTTGCGGGCCGCGGATCAGGTCGAGGATATCCGCGAAGGCCTGGCGCGGGCGGAGCAGGCGCTGGTGAGCGGAAGGGCTCTGGCGGTTCTGGAGGAATATGTCGCATATACGCGAAGGCTCGCATTGGAGCATTGAGATGTCCGAGCTGGAAAGGATCCTGGCCTGGAAGCGAGAGGAACTGGCCGAGCGGATGCGGAGGCGGCCGCTGGCGACCGTGCGGGCGGAGGCGGAAGCGGCCCCGCCCGCCCGGGATTTCGCCGCGGTCCTCCTCCGGCGCGGGGATCGACCGGCGCTGATCGCGGAGATCAAGCGGGCCTCTCCCTCGCGGGGACCTATTGCCCCCACCGTTGATCCGGTGGCCCTGGCCCGGGTTTACATCCAGGCCGGGGCTTCGGCCCTCTCGGTGCTCACGGACCCGCGGTTCTTCCACGGGGAACTGGCCCACCTGCAGGCGATCCGTCGGGCGTTCTCTGAAGTTCCCATTCTGCGCAAGGACTTCACCCTGGACCCCTATCACGTGTATGAGGCCCGGGCAGCGGGGGCGGATGCGGTGCTCCTGATCGTGGCCGCACTGGAGCCTGCGCAGCTGATCGATCTGATCGCGCTGTCGGCGTCCCTGGGGATGACGGCCCTCGTGGAAGTCCATCGGGAGGAGGAGCTGGAACAGGCTCTGAAAGCCGGGGCCCGGGTGGTCGGGATCAATCATCGCGATCTGCGCACCCTTCAGGTGGATCGAACCGTATCCGCCCGGTTGCGCCCCCGGATCCCCTCCGAGGTCCGGACCGTTGCCGAGAGCGGGCTGCGGTCCCCGGAGGATGTGCGGGAGATGGCTGCCCTGGGCTACGATGCCGTGCTGATCGGGGAAGCGCTGGTGGAGGCGGGCGTGAGTCCGAACGGTTTCGATTTCGAAGCGGTGGCCCGGCGTGTTCGATGGCTGATCGAAGGGGGAAGCGCGCCCTTGCCTTCCTCCGCAAGCCGTTGTCCTGCGAACCGAGGGAGCCACGGATGGGGTTTGTGAAGATCTGCGGGATCACCGGTCTGGAGGATGCGCGGATGGCGATCGAGGCGGGGGCGGATGCCCTGGGCTTCGTGCTGTATCCGAAAAGCCCCCGCTTCATCCCTCCCGAGCGGGCGGCTGCGATCGCCGCGGTTGTCCGCCGCGAAGCTCCCCATATCCGGCTGGTGGGGGTGTTCGTCAACGAACCGATCTCCCGGGTGCGATGGCTGATGGCGCGCATCGGTCTGGATTGGGCCCAGCTCCATGGGGAGGAGACCCCGGAGATCGTGGCCGCCCTGGCCGATCGCGCGTATAAGGTCCTGCGCCTGCGGATCCGATCTTCCGATGGGATCCCGATGGATCTCCCGGATCCGGAACGTTACCGGAGCCGGCTGCCCGACGGGCCGACGCTGGGGGTGGACGCCTGGCATCCGACCGCGTATGGGGGAACCGGTCAGCGGGCGGACTGGGCGGTCGCGGCGGCATGGGCGCGGACCCATCGGTTGCTCCTCAGCGGGGGGCTGACCCCCGAGAATGTCGTGGACGCGATTGTCCAGGTCCGCCCGTGGGGAGTGGATGTATCATCCGGCGTGGAACGGGAACCCGGGCGGAAGGATCCGGAGAAAGTGGGAGCCTTTGTCGCCCGCGCCCGCAAGGCCTTTCAGGAGGTGCTCCCCGATGGCGGATCACGCTTTGCGGAATGAGGCGGCGGACTGCCCGATCGGGACGTGGGGGAGCGATCCGACCTCCTCCGGTCCAGACCGCGCAGATCCAAGCCGGGTTCCTTACTTAACTTAACTTAATCCAGCGCGGAGGTGAGGGCGGATGGCTGTCGCAGCAAGCGTGCGGATTCCATGGGTTCCTCCCCCTGTTCAGGAGCGCCGGGGTTATTTCGGGCCTTACGGCGGACGATATGTTCCGGAGACTCTGATTCCTGCCCTTGAGGAACTGGAGTTGGCATTCCGCGAGGCCGTGGAGGATCCGGAGTTCCAGAGGGAGTTTGAAGGCCTTCTGCGCACCTATGTCGGCCGGCCCACGCCCCTGACGGAGGCCCGACGGCTCGGCGAGGCCGTGGGCGCGCGGATCTTCCTCAAACGGGAGGATCTGGCGCACACAGGGGCTCATAAGATCAACAACGCCCTGGGCCAGGCCCTGCTGGCGAAGCGCCTGGGCAAGCGGCGGGTGGTGGCGGAGACCGGGGCAGGCCAGCACGGAGTGGCCACAGCCACGGCCTGTGCCCTCCTCGGCCTGGAGTGCGTGATCTACATGGGAACAGCCGATATGGCCCGCCAGCGGCCGAACGTGTTCCGGATGCAATTGCTCGGCGCGGAGGTGCGCCCGGTGGATGTCGGTTCGCGGACGCTGAAGGATGCCATCAACGAAGCCATCCGGGACTGGGTGACCAACGTGCACATCACCCATTATCTGCTGGGCTCCGCCACGGGGCCCCATCCGTATCCCCTGATCGTCCGCACCTTTCAATCGGTGATCGGCGTCGAAGCCCGTGCGCAGATGCTGAATCAGTTCGGGCGGCTGCCCGATGTGGCGGTGGCATGCGTGGGCGGGGGGAGCAACGCCATCGGCCTCTTCGCCGCTTTCCTCGAGGATCCGGTGGAGCTGGTGGGGGTGGAAGCGGGCGGCGAGGGGATCCCCACGGGCCGCCATGCCGCCCGCTTCGCCGACGGCGACCGGGGCCGCGTGGGGGTTCTCCACGGAGCTCGCACCTACGTGTTGCAGGATCCGTGGGGGCAGATCCTGGATACCCACTCGATCTCCGCCGGCCTGGATTACCCGGCGGTCGGCCCAGAGCATGCCTGGTTGCGGGATCGAAATCGGGTCCGTTACACGGCGGTCACCGATGCGGAGGCGCTGGACGCCTTTCAGGCGCTGGCGCGGCTGGAGGGGATCCTCCCCGCCCTGGAATCCGCCCACGCGGTGGCGGAGGCCATGCGCCTCGCCCGGGCGCGGCCGGGCCGCTGGATCCTGGTGAACCTCTCCGGGCGGGGGGATAAGGACCTGGAGACGGTGGCGGGGGCGCTGGGAAATGGGGAGGTGATGGGGAAGCCCGGACGCTCGGGGTGAAGCCCGCAAAGGGGAGGGACGGACATGAACGGAATCGAAGCGGTGCGGGAAGCGTTCCGCCGGGCCCGGGCGCAGGGACGTCCGGCGCTGATCTTTTACTGGCCGGTGGGCTACCCGGACCTTGAGGCCTCGATTCGGATCGTGGCTGCTCTGGCGGACGCCGGTGCCGATCTCATCGAGCTGGGCCTGCCGTTCTCCGACCCCCTGGCCGATGGCCCGGTGATCCAGCGGGCCACACAGCGCGCCCTGGAGCGCGGGGTGCGCACCCCTCACATCCTGGAGGCGGCCGCCCGGCTGCGGGCCATGGGAGTCCAGCGGCCCCTGTGCCTGATGACCTATATCAACCCGGTCATGGCTTGGGGGATCCCACGTTTCCTGACGGAGGCGGCTCAGGCGGGGATCCACGGGCTGATCGTGCCGGATCTCCCCCTTGAGGAGGCGGAGGAGCTCCAGGTCGCGGCCGGCGCGGCGGGTCTGGCCTGGGTGCCCCTGGCGGCGCCCACCACGCCGGATGAGCGGCTGGCCCGGATCGCGGCGACCGCCACGGGCTTCCTCTATCTGGTTTCCGTGACGGGGATCACGGGGGCGCGGGATCGTTTGCCGGTCGATGTGGTCGCTCATCTGCGACGGGCTCGCCGGGCTGCGGACGGCGTGCCGGTCGCCCTGGGCTTCGGGATCTCCCGACCGGAGCATGTCCGGGCGCTGGCCCCGGAGGCCGATGGGTTGGTTGTCGGCAGTGCGCTCATCCAGCATGCGGAGGCTTCCGGCTTCGCTCCGGAAGCCCTCCGAACTTTCGCACGGGCGCTCCGGGAAGCCGCCGGGCCTCTCTGAACTTTTTGGAGTGCGGCACCTCGGTGCCGCTTTCCATCTCACAGCCATCCCCGCCGCCGGAAAAAGAAGGCCAGCCCTGCGCTGACCCCGGCCATCATGAGGAGCGCCATCGGATATCCCCATGGCCATTCCAGCTCCGGCATATACCGGAAGTTCATCCCGTAGATCCCGGCGATCAGGGCGTTCGCCATCAGGATGATCGAGGCGATGGTCAGGACTTTCACGATCTCGTTCAGCCGGTTGGACTGAATGGAGAGATAGCTCTCCAGAGCGCCGGAGAGCATATCCCGATACAGATCGATGCTCTCCGTCAATCGCACCAGACGGTCATATAGATCCTGAAAATAGGCCATGTCCTCCGGCCGGAAGATCGGTCGCTCCTGTCGGAGCAGGAGGTTGATCACCTCCCGTTCCGGGGCCACCACGCGGCGTAACTCCAGCAGCGCTTTCCGCATCTGGAAAACCGCCTCGACCAGGCGCCTATCGGATCCCGCGAACAATCGCTCCTCAATCGCCTCCACTTCCTCCGCGATCCGATCCAGGACCGGGAAGTAGCGATCCACGATGGCGTCCAGGAGATCGTAAACGAGGCTCCCAGAGGCGATGGGGTGGGGGAATTCTGGATCACCCCAGCGGGCCATAATCGCCTCTACCTCGGGGATCCGTTGCGGGCGCACCGTGACCAGGTAGCGGGGGCCGATGAAGAGATGAACCGGCCGGAGCATCAGCCCCTTGTTCGGATCGTAGTCCACCGCATAGAAGACCACGAAATAATGATCCGGGTAAACATCCAGCTTTGGCCGCTCCCGGGCCCGGAAGGCATCCTCCAGCGCCAGCGGATGGAAACCCAGCGCCTCCCGGAGCAGCTGCCGATCGGTCTCCGCCGGCGGGCAGAGATCGAGCCACAGGAATCCATCAGCCCGCGCGATGGCTCCCCGGAGCGATTCCAGCGTCACCGGATCCATTCGCTGGGGACCTGGCCAGAGGAAGGCGATCGCCATGGGGGTGCCGCTACACCGATATACGCCGGGATGCGTTGCCGATCACTTCCGCGATAGCCTGCAGCGCACGACCGATATCGGTGTCGTCGATCCAGTAATGGGTCACCGCCCGGAAGCGCCGGGGGCCCCAGCGCAGGATCCGAACCCGATGGTCCGCCAGCGCGCTCAGGAACGCCTCATCCGCCAGCGGAAGACGGGGGTCCAGCTCGAAGATCACGATGTTGGTTTGCACCCGATGGGCCTCGATCCGGATCCCGGGGATCTCCGCCAGTCCCTCGGCGAACCATCGGGCCCGCCGGTGGTCCTCGGCCAGCCGATCCACCATCGTCTCCAGGGCCACCAGCCCGGCGGCGGCGAGCACGCCGGCCTGTCGCATCCCTCCTCCAACCATTTTGCGGATCCGACGGGCTTCCCGGATGAAATCCCGGGGGCCGCAGATCAGGGAGCCCACAGGGGCGCACAGCCCCTTGCTGAGGCAAAACGTCACGGTGTCCGCATGGCGGGCCAGTTCCACCGCGGGGACGCCCAGGGCGACAGCGGCGTTGAAGATCCGCGCGCCATCCACGTGCACCGTCAGGCCGTGGCGATCGGCCAGGGCGCGGACCCGGGCCATATATTCCGGCGTCAGCGCGGCGCCCATGCATCGGTTGTGGGTGTTCTCCAGGGCGATCAGCCGCGTGCGGGGATGATGCACATCCTCTGTCCGGATGGCCGCCTCGATGTCTTCCAGGCGCAGGGTGCCGTCGGGCTGGTTGGGGATCGGGCGGGGATGAATGCCCCCCAGGGCGGCCATCCCCCCGACCTCGGAGAGGAAAGTGTGGGCCTGGTCGCCCACGATCACCTCATCCCCCCGGCCGCAGTGGGTGAGGAGGGAGACCAGGTTGGCCATGGTGCCGCTGGCCACAAAGAGAGCGGCCTCCTTCCCCATCCGTTCGGCGGCGGCTTCCTCCAGGCGCCGCACCGTGGGATCCTCCTCGAACACATCATCCCCCACCTCCGCCCGGGCCATGGCCTCCCGCATGGCCGGTGTGGGATGGGTGACGGTATCGCTGCGTAAATCGATCCAACCGTTCAGCATCGCAGGGCTCCGGGAACGGATCGCCTCATCCGGATGCAGAGGGCCGGGCAGCCCTCGAAGATGGCCTCCGACTCCCAACCTCGTTGATCCTTCCCCTGCCGATGGCATGGATTTTACAGAGATTCACCACAATTCACCTCCCGCAGCTGCAGATAGCTGCCGATCCCTCGATCGGTCGGCGCCCGCACCGGCTCATCCCAGCAGGGGGCCTCGAGGATTGCGCCTGGCGTGATTTCCATAGCCGCTCTCCGGTCGCGCGATCGAGCAGGCTGGAGAACGACAGACGTGCGTCGGCCACCCGGTTAAAAGGCATGAGGCCGCGAGGCTGCCCCCTTGCCGCCTCTGTTCCCAGTTTATGGCGGAGGGCCGTCGCAGGAAAAGAGGGCTAATCGGGAGGGGGGGTGGCGGAAAGACGCAGCCGGCTCTTTCGGATCCACGGATAGCGATCGATGATGTGCTGGCGCATATAGCGCCCCTTCGAGTCCGCCCGCAGGAGTTCCTCGAAGACCTCCCGAGGGACCCCGAAATAGAGATACACGCCTTTGTTGAAGGCGACCTCCAGGATGCCCCGCTCCGCGTCGTAACGAACCGCGCTGATCATACTGGAATCCACGCCGATCCATCCCGAGGGGAGATGCTTCGCCTCCGGGGAGAGCCCTATAGCTTCCAGAAGCGGACGCCATTTCCGCAGCGGGGCGATGGTGAGCACTCCTTCCTCCCCCCGGATCTCCATTCGGATGGATCCCTCAGGCATCCCCTTCCAGCGCAAGCGCAGGGCATCGGTTTCCGGATCGTATTCCACCCATCCCCAGGTTTCCATCCAACCCTCCTGCCTTTTCATGGTTCAGGAGCTACACGGCCGGTCTCTTTCGAAGGCTGGCCTGGCCGCTTTTCTTGAAAGCGCTCACACGCCCCTGATCCCGCGTCGCACCTTCTCCTGCACTTCCCGGTAAAAATCCACCACCCGGCGGGCGATCTCATCCCAGTCATACTGTTGGGCCCGACGGCGGCCCGCTTCCCCCATCGATACGCGAAGGGCTGGATCCCGCAGCACCTGTAAGAGGGCGTCCGCCAGCGCCTCCGGATCCTCCGGGGGGACCAGAAAGCCCTGGACGCCGTTTTCGACCACCTCGTTGTAGCCCGGGATGTCGGTGGCCACAACCGGGACGCCGGCAGCCATCGCCTCCAGGAGCACGATGCCGAAGCTCTCCATGCCGATGGAGGGCGCGCAGAACACCGTGGCCGCTCGATAATAACGGGGCAGCTCCTCATCGGGGACATAGCCGATGAAGCGGACGTTGCGCAGACGCAGGGCCCAGGCCTGGGCGACGTAAGGGGCCTTCTCCGCCCGTCCGAAGGCCCCCACCACCAGCAGGCGGGCCTCCGGGCACCGGGCCTGCACCCGGGCGAAGGCCTCTAGAAGATACCGCAACCCCTTGCGCCGCTCCAGCCGACCCACGAAGAGGATCGTCGGACGGCCGTCCGCGAACGGTTCCGGGGGGCGGAGCGCCGGGTCTGCAAAGCGCGCATAATCGATGCCATTAGGGATCACCACATAGTCCGCTGGGAAGTAGCGCATATGGTATTGCCGGGCGGCCTCGGAGACAGCGATGCATCCATCCAGCCGTTTGAAAAACCGTCGCAGCAGCGGTTTCCCGTAGTAATAAGTCCGGCTGACCTCCCGATAGGCATGAAAGGTGCCCACCGCGATGGCCTCCGGCACCAGATCCCGGTGCCGCAGCACGGCGAGAGGGAGCGCCGGGGCCAGGGGTTCGTGGAGGTGAAGCACATCGTAGGCGCCGGATTGAAGGATCGCTTTGATCCGGCGGTAGAGGCGTGGGGAGAGGGTGATCCGGGCGATGGAGCCGGCGAAAGGAAAAGCAATCACGGAGGCCGAGGCGTTGATGAATCCGTCCCCACTGATTCGCCCGTCCGAGGCGGGGGCAATGATATGGGCCTCATGGCCCAGGCGCTGCAGGCTCTGGGCCAGATGGGCGATGTGATTGTTCACCCCACCGGGCACCGCGAAATCGTAAGGGGATACCAGGGCGATGCGCATCGGTGAGAAGCCCTCGCCGGACCTTAAGGTTTTGAGGCTCGGGGGTTACGCCCCTGGCCTCCTCCTGAAGGCTTCTAAGGCCATCCTGTCTCCCGGAATGGGAGCGCCACTGCTCATGAGCGCCCGAAGGCGATCCTCCAGATCGGCGTGGTCAGCACCCACTGGTCCGGGGCCTCCCGAAGGACCCGGGCGAAGATGTCCAGGACCTGAGCGACCAGCTCCTCCCGGTCCTGCGCGGACTTCCCGGCTGGGTGAAGGGGGGGCCAGATCTGCAGGCGAACCCCCGCTCCCTCCCGCCGGGCGAAGGCGGGGAGCACCGGGACCCCCCGGCGGATGGCCAGTTCGGCGTATCCGTCGGGCAGCCACGCGGGTTCCCCTAAAAAAGAATACACCCGACCGCTCCCCGTGGTATCCCGATCTATCGCCAGCGCGATGATCCCCCCCTGCTGCAGGGTTCGGAATACTTCCCGCAACGCTCCATCGGCGGGGATCAGTCGGAGCCCATAGGCGCTGCGCAGGCGGCAGAGATACCGGAACATGGCCGGAGGACGCACCGGCTCCGCAACCGCCAGGGCCGGGAGCCCGCTGGCCCCCAGGAATTGCAGGCCCCATTCCACGTGGCCGTAATGAGCGCTGACGGCGATCGCTCCTCTTCCGGCTTTCTGGATCTCTTCCAGGTATTCCCATCCTTCAATCTGGATGTGGGGGAACCACCGGGAGGGATGGCGGCGAGGGGCTTGAAAGAGGTCCACATAATTTTGCCAGAGCAGCCGGAAGGCCTTCCGGGCCGCCTGGTGGGCCGTGGGATCCTCCGGTGAAGCCCCCAGGACATGGGCCAGGTTGTCCCGCAGCCCGGCGGCGGAGGGAAGGCGGGGATACCAGAAGTCCGCCAGGCGGATCGCCAGATCATGAGCGGTTCGGGGCGGCAGCGCCTGGGCCACCGCCCCGAGACCCCGGAAAAGTCCATAAACCATCCAGGCGAGGGCTTCAGACCCCACGTCCGGCAATGAAATCCTCCACCATCTGCCGCGCGATGTGATCCGGGAATTGCCGGGGCGGCGACTTCATAAAGTAGGCGGAGGGGCCGATCAGGGCGCCCTTCAGCCCCCGGTCCAGAGCGATCTTCGCGCAGCGCACCGCATCGATCACCACCCCGGCCGAATTCGGGCTGTCCCACACCTCCAGCTTCGCCTCCAGGTGGATCGGCGCCCCGCCGAAGGTGGTCCCCTCGATTCGAATGTAGCACCACTTGCGGTCCTGAAGCCAGGGCACATAGTCGCTGGGGCCGATATGGATGTTCTCCGGCGGCAGCTCGTAAGGGATCAGGCTGGTCACCGCGCTGGTCTTGGAGATCTTCTTGGATTCCAGGCGCTCCCGCTCGAGCATGTTTAGGAAATCTGTGTTCCCCCCGAAGTTCAACTGATAGGTCCGCTCGACTTTCACGCCCCGCTCAATGAACAACTGCATGAGCACCCGGTGCAGGATCGTGGCGCCCACCTGGGATTTCACATCGTCCCCGATGACGGGGAGGCCGGCCTCCTCGAACCGTTGCTGCCAGTAGGGCTCTCGGGCGATGAAGACCGGGATCCCGTTCACGAAAGCGCAACCGGCATCCAGCACCTGTTCCACATACCATTTGGTGGCCTCTTCGCTGCCCACGGGGAGGAAATTCACCACCACATCGGTGCCCGTATCCCTCAGGATCCGCACGATGTTGTCCGTAGGGCCGGGGGCCTTGCGGATGATGCCTGAGAGATACCGGCCGATCCCATCATGGGTCATGCCCCGGTAAACCTTCACCCCCAGTTTCGGGACATCGGCGAACTTCAGGGTGTTGTTGGGCGGGGTGAAGATGGCCTCGGCCAGGTCCTTGCCGACCTTGTTTACGTCGATATCAAAGGCGGCCGTGAACTCGATGTCCCGCACGTGATAGGGGCCCAGCCGCACGTGCATCAGGCCAGGGACAACGGCGTCGTCGGGGACATCGCGGTAATACCACACGCCCTGCACCAGGGCGGAAGCGCAGTTCCCCACGCCGATGATGGCGACACGGACTTTGCGGTCGGCCACGGTTGAACCTCCTGTCCGAATGGTTTTTCCTTCCCTCCGGGACCTCGGGGGTCGCAGAGGGGGGATGTCTGTCCCGCCTTCGCGATCCATGCCCGATGGCGCCAGCCGGGCTCATCCCCTGGGTGTTTCGGGCTTTGATTCATTATTATGGATAGGGTTGCCTGCCCCGGTCCGTGGGCCGCCGGCCATCCGGATCCCTGGCGGGGCTTTCTCCCTCTCCTCCCGGCGGCCCTTCGGGCCATGGGGATCCAGAGAGAGGATGACCTCGATCTCGTCGACGGGAATGCGAGTGAGCATCGGCGGCGGTGCGGCCACAGCCGGTGAGGCGTTCGCCCGGGTTCGCCTCAGAGCGGATGGTTAAGGCCGGATCCTGCGGATCGCCCAGCGGATCCAGGAAACGCCCACACATTGAAGGGCCAGCCCATAGATCCCGGCGCCGAGCAGAACGGCCAGCAACAGCCCGGGCCACCCGTGATCGGTCGCCCACGGCACCATCGGCCCCAGGGCCAGACTCATGGCCAGCGTGGCCACGCCAGCCTGCCCCACCGTCCGTCCCCATTGTCCAGCGTCCAATCCCTCCAGCCGCCGGGCCAGCAACCCCAGCAGGAGGATCCCTTCCAGGGTGGTCGCCACCGTGTTGGCCAGGGCGACCCCGCCGTGACCCAGGGGGCCGATCCAGGCCAGGCTGAGGGCGATGTTCAGCGCCATCGCGCCCACCCCCACCCCTACCGGAGTGCGGGTGTCATGGAGCGCATAGAATGCCCGGGCCAGCAACTCCACGCCGGCGTGGGCCGGCAGGCCCATCGCATAAAACTGGAGGGCCTGGGCAGTCCATTCCGTGGAGGTCCCGCTGAAGGCCCCCCGCTGGAAGAGGACCGCAATCAGGGGCCGGCGCAACAGGATCATCCCCGCGGCGATCGGGAAAGTGATCCCCAGCAGGACCGCCAGGGTCTCCCCCAGGGTCCGGCGGAGCGCTCCGCGCTCTTCCCGAGCGGCCAGCGTGGAGAGCGTCGGGAAGGCGGCGGTGGCCATCGCCTGCGCCAGCACGATCTGGGGTTGCAACATCAGCTGCCAGGCGAGATTCAGAGCCGCCAGATATCCAGGGCCCAGGCCGGAGACCAGGCGGGTGTTGACCAGGAAGTTGACCTGGATCGCGGCCAGGCCCAGCATCCGGGGGATCATCAGGGCGATCACCTCCCGGACATCCGGGTCGCGCCATCCCAGGCGAGGCTGGTAACGTCCATGGACCTGCCACCAGCCCGGCGCCTGGATGAGGAGGTGGAAAAAAGCCCCCAGGACAACCCCCCAGGCCAGCCCGTGCACGCCTCCCCGGGGCGCCAGACACAGGACACCCGCGATGATCCCCAGGTTATACATGATCGGGGCCAGGGCGGTCCAGAGGAACCGCTGATGGGCCTGGAGGATCCCCATCAGGATCCCGCTGATGCCAAACACGGTGGGCGTGATCAGCATAATCCGCATCAGGGAGGCCGTGAGCTGTTGCTGGGGAGGGGGAACCTGGGGGGCCAGAAGAAGCTTCACCAGCCAGGGAGCGGCCAGGCTGGCCAGGATGGAGGATCCTCCCACCCCGAGGGCCACCGTGGTCAGGACTGCGCTGGCGAGCCGCCAGGCGGGTGTTTCCTCCCCTCGAGCCAGATGCGTGGCGAAGACCGGCAGGAAGGCGGAGATCAACGCGCCCCCGGCCATTAAGGTGAACAACAGGTCGGGGATCCGAAAAGCAGCCCAATACGCATCCAGCTCCGGGCTGGTGCCGAAAGCCCCGTAGATCAGGATCTGGCGGAGCAGGCCGAGCAGGCCGTTGACCAGATACGCGGCCATCAACAATGTGGCAGCTCGGGCGATCGTGCGAAGCGGGCTCACCGATGTCTTCCCCCCGCCTTGCGGCTGGCATTCCGGGGGATGGGACGGGCGGTGAAGCCCCTCGTCCTGCCCCCGAACGGGTTCATCCCGGATGGCTGCCCGCGGAGCGTTCCAGCCAGATGGTGACCGGTCCGTCATTGTGGATCTCCACCAGCATATGGGCCCCGAAAACTCCCATCTGGACCGGGATGCCTTCCGCCCGCAGGGACTCGGCGAAGCGTTCAATGAGAGGCCGGGCGTGCTCGGGCGGGGCGGCATGGATCAAGCTGGGGCGCCGCCCCTCGTAAGGATCCGCATACAGCGTGAACTGAGAGACCACCAGGGCTTCTCCTCCCACCTCTTTTAATGAGCGGTTCATCTTTCCGGCTTCATCCTCGAAGATCCGAAGGTGGGCCACTTTCTTCGCCAGCCAGTCCGCCTCCACCGGGGTGTCCGTATGGGTAACCCCCACCAGCAACACCACCCCGGGCCCGATGCGGGCCACGGTTTCTCCCCCCACGTGAACGGCCCCATAGCGAACCCGCTGGATCAGGACGCGCATCGTGTCCTTCTCTCCGGCTAACGTCGTCCGAAGGGAAAGGCCCCCACGCTGGCCAGGGCGATCAGGATCAGGGCCAGGGAGAGGGTGTAAGCGATCAGCATC of Thermoflexus sp. contains these proteins:
- the trpB gene encoding tryptophan synthase subunit beta — encoded protein: MAVAASVRIPWVPPPVQERRGYFGPYGGRYVPETLIPALEELELAFREAVEDPEFQREFEGLLRTYVGRPTPLTEARRLGEAVGARIFLKREDLAHTGAHKINNALGQALLAKRLGKRRVVAETGAGQHGVATATACALLGLECVIYMGTADMARQRPNVFRMQLLGAEVRPVDVGSRTLKDAINEAIRDWVTNVHITHYLLGSATGPHPYPLIVRTFQSVIGVEARAQMLNQFGRLPDVAVACVGGGSNAIGLFAAFLEDPVELVGVEAGGEGIPTGRHAARFADGDRGRVGVLHGARTYVLQDPWGQILDTHSISAGLDYPAVGPEHAWLRDRNRVRYTAVTDAEALDAFQALARLEGILPALESAHAVAEAMRLARARPGRWILVNLSGRGDKDLETVAGALGNGEVMGKPGRSG
- the trpA gene encoding tryptophan synthase subunit alpha; protein product: MNGIEAVREAFRRARAQGRPALIFYWPVGYPDLEASIRIVAALADAGADLIELGLPFSDPLADGPVIQRATQRALERGVRTPHILEAAARLRAMGVQRPLCLMTYINPVMAWGIPRFLTEAAQAGIHGLIVPDLPLEEAEELQVAAGAAGLAWVPLAAPTTPDERLARIAATATGFLYLVSVTGITGARDRLPVDVVAHLRRARRAADGVPVALGFGISRPEHVRALAPEADGLVVGSALIQHAEASGFAPEALRTFARALREAAGPL
- the corA gene encoding magnesium/cobalt transporter CorA, with product MAIAFLWPGPQRMDPVTLESLRGAIARADGFLWLDLCPPAETDRQLLREALGFHPLALEDAFRARERPKLDVYPDHYFVVFYAVDYDPNKGLMLRPVHLFIGPRYLVTVRPQRIPEVEAIMARWGDPEFPHPIASGSLVYDLLDAIVDRYFPVLDRIAEEVEAIEERLFAGSDRRLVEAVFQMRKALLELRRVVAPEREVINLLLRQERPIFRPEDMAYFQDLYDRLVRLTESIDLYRDMLSGALESYLSIQSNRLNEIVKVLTIASIILMANALIAGIYGMNFRYMPELEWPWGYPMALLMMAGVSAGLAFFFRRRGWL
- the ltaE gene encoding low-specificity L-threonine aldolase gives rise to the protein MLNGWIDLRSDTVTHPTPAMREAMARAEVGDDVFEEDPTVRRLEEAAAERMGKEAALFVASGTMANLVSLLTHCGRGDEVIVGDQAHTFLSEVGGMAALGGIHPRPIPNQPDGTLRLEDIEAAIRTEDVHHPRTRLIALENTHNRCMGAALTPEYMARVRALADRHGLTVHVDGARIFNAAVALGVPAVELARHADTVTFCLSKGLCAPVGSLICGPRDFIREARRIRKMVGGGMRQAGVLAAAGLVALETMVDRLAEDHRRARWFAEGLAEIPGIRIEAHRVQTNIVIFELDPRLPLADEAFLSALADHRVRILRWGPRRFRAVTHYWIDDTDIGRALQAIAEVIGNASRRISV
- a CDS encoding phosphoribosylanthranilate isomerase, which gives rise to MGFVKICGITGLEDARMAIEAGADALGFVLYPKSPRFIPPERAAAIAAVVRREAPHIRLVGVFVNEPISRVRWLMARIGLDWAQLHGEETPEIVAALADRAYKVLRLRIRSSDGIPMDLPDPERYRSRLPDGPTLGVDAWHPTAYGGTGQRADWAVAAAWARTHRLLLSGGLTPENVVDAIVQVRPWGVDVSSGVEREPGRKDPEKVGAFVARARKAFQEVLPDGGSRFAE
- the trpC gene encoding indole-3-glycerol phosphate synthase TrpC → MSELERILAWKREELAERMRRRPLATVRAEAEAAPPARDFAAVLLRRGDRPALIAEIKRASPSRGPIAPTVDPVALARVYIQAGASALSVLTDPRFFHGELAHLQAIRRAFSEVPILRKDFTLDPYHVYEARAAGADAVLLIVAALEPAQLIDLIALSASLGMTALVEVHREEELEQALKAGARVVGINHRDLRTLQVDRTVSARLRPRIPSEVRTVAESGLRSPEDVREMAALGYDAVLIGEALVEAGVSPNGFDFEAVARRVRWLIEGGSAPLPSSASRCPANRGSHGWGL
- the trpD gene encoding anthranilate phosphoribosyltransferase, with protein sequence MIREAIAKLVKQENLTAEEAQAAMEAIMTGEATPAQIGAFLIALRMKGETIPEIVGCAQAMRRAMQRVPYEGLAVDTCGTGGDGARTFNLSTAAAFVVAGAGVPVAKHGNRAVSSPSGSADLLAALGAELTLTPQHAARALQEIGFAFLFAPAFHPAMKHAIGPRREIGVRTIFNILGPLCNPAEVPYQVMGVFDPHLLEPLAEVLGALGSRHALVICGVGNVDEVTPSGPTRVAEYANGQVRTWIFDPADYGIPRAPLEALRGATPEENARRLRALFQGQENGPLRIAVLLNAAFALRAADQVEDIREGLARAEQALVSGRALAVLEEYVAYTRRLALEH
- a CDS encoding KTSC domain-containing protein, with the protein product METWGWVEYDPETDALRLRWKGMPEGSIRMEIRGEEGVLTIAPLRKWRPLLEAIGLSPEAKHLPSGWIGVDSSMISAVRYDAERGILEVAFNKGVYLYFGVPREVFEELLRADSKGRYMRQHIIDRYPWIRKSRLRLSATPPPD